A genomic window from Dechloromonas sp. A34 includes:
- a CDS encoding ABC transporter substrate-binding protein has product MNHSLKKLVAGAALALGAFNALAADPIKIGSVLSVTGPAAFLGDPELKTIQMYVEDINKKGGVLGRPLELVHYDDGSDASKANGFTKRLIDDDKVDILVGGTTTGATMSMAPLVDKAGIPFISLAGAVVIVEPVKKWIFKTPHTDRMAAEKVFEDMKKRGISKVALLSETSGFGQSGKKETEGVAGKYGITLVANETYGPKDTDMSPQLTKIKTTPGVQAVFIFGLGQGPAIATKNYKQLGITLPLYHAHGVASEEFIKLSGPAAEGVRLPAAALLVASKLDAKDPQKPVVTAYTKAFTEKWKTDVSTFGGHAYDGLMLAVDAIKRAGTTDKAKVRDAIEATKGYVGTGGVVNMSATDHMGLDLSAFRMLEVKNGDWTVAQ; this is encoded by the coding sequence ATGAATCATTCGCTCAAGAAACTCGTCGCCGGTGCCGCCCTGGCCCTCGGCGCTTTCAATGCGCTGGCTGCCGATCCGATCAAGATCGGTTCGGTGCTCTCGGTCACCGGCCCCGCCGCCTTCCTCGGCGATCCGGAACTGAAAACCATCCAGATGTATGTCGAGGACATCAACAAGAAGGGCGGCGTTCTCGGCCGCCCGCTCGAACTGGTGCATTACGACGACGGCAGCGACGCCAGCAAGGCCAACGGCTTTACCAAGCGCCTGATCGACGACGACAAAGTCGACATCCTGGTCGGCGGCACGACCACCGGCGCCACGATGTCGATGGCACCGCTGGTCGACAAGGCCGGCATTCCCTTCATTTCGCTGGCCGGCGCCGTGGTCATCGTCGAACCGGTCAAGAAGTGGATTTTCAAGACCCCGCATACCGACCGCATGGCCGCCGAGAAAGTCTTCGAGGACATGAAGAAGCGCGGCATCAGCAAGGTCGCCCTGCTCTCCGAAACCAGCGGCTTCGGGCAATCCGGCAAAAAGGAAACCGAGGGCGTCGCCGGCAAGTACGGCATCACCCTGGTCGCCAACGAAACCTACGGTCCGAAAGATACCGACATGAGCCCGCAACTGACCAAGATCAAGACGACGCCGGGCGTCCAGGCCGTGTTCATCTTCGGTCTCGGCCAGGGCCCGGCGATCGCCACCAAGAACTACAAGCAACTGGGCATCACGCTGCCGCTCTACCACGCCCACGGGGTTGCCTCCGAAGAGTTCATCAAGCTCTCCGGTCCGGCCGCCGAAGGCGTGCGTCTGCCGGCCGCTGCCCTGCTCGTCGCCAGCAAGCTCGACGCCAAGGACCCGCAGAAGCCGGTGGTCACCGCCTACACCAAGGCCTTCACCGAGAAGTGGAAAACCGACGTGTCGACCTTCGGCGGCCATGCCTATGACGGCCTGATGCTCGCCGTCGACGCCATCAAGCGCGCCGGCACGACCGACAAGGCCAAGGTGCGCGACGCCATCGAGGCGACCAAGGGCTATGTCGGAACCGGCGGCGTGGTTAATATGTCCGCCACCGATCACATGGGCCTCGACCTTTCCGCCTTCCGCATGCTGGAAGTCAAGAACGGCGACTGGACCGTCGCCCAATAA
- a CDS encoding bifunctional acetyl coenzyme A synthetase (ADP forming), alpha domain/GNAT family N-acetyltransferase produces the protein MRTQHYLHSLFSPRSIAIIGASERAQSVGAVILGNLLAGGYKGRIFPVNPRHAAVLGQPCWPSIEEVGSRVDLAIIATPARSIPEIMAQCGRAGVRNAIIVATGFSETGNSGAVLERKVREIARTGNVRILGPNCIGIMRPDQKLNAAYTRIPAQAGELALVSQSGAMCSAVLDWAASNQIGFSSLISLGRSTDVDFGEILDYLIYDDKTRHILIYVEQIRNARQFMSALRSAARVKPVILLKGGRHPVDGEGSPTADAVFDAAIRRAGVVRVQNVDQLFHAAKSLSSGFRPRGRQLAILTNGGGPGVMAADRAGDLGIPLARLASDTTEKLDRLLPRGWSHGGMIDIGGDATPERYRDALLAVAGDPNVHSTLVLMAPHAMAEPLAVAEAIAEAAGKTTQTICCCWMGGGQVAAARQLLENARLPVFPTPDTAIELFHNIAKYYRNQKLLVQTPGPAGKTTAPRPGNPRLLIETLLAERRSVLSVMESKAVLSAFGIAVSQTVVAHTPTEAIFIAQQLGFPVAMKIDSPDLAQKSEAGGVRLNIASTESVLNAYQDIVGAVRQRQPEARINGVSIEPHLARANAREIMVGTFRDPLFGPVITFGAGGADNDLFSDRALALPPLNAFLARDLIESTRIGQALGQAGNTPALERTLIEKVLIAISELVCELPWVRELEINPLIVDENGAIAADARIVIDHAHSAEHGDFGHLAICPYPSHLLQEWQIDGTSVFVRPVRPEDAPLEQAFVTSMSEESRFFRFMDSIRELPPTLLARFTQIDYGREMALLATINDDGKERLVGSARYALSPDGEAVEFALAVADDWQKCGLGRRLMAALIDCARQAGYRTMVGDVLSSNAKMLRLMESFGFSILPHPEDRSAKRIVKTLGG, from the coding sequence ATGCGTACCCAACACTATCTGCATTCCCTGTTCTCGCCGCGCTCGATCGCCATCATCGGCGCTTCCGAGCGCGCGCAGTCGGTCGGCGCGGTGATCCTCGGAAACCTGCTGGCCGGCGGCTACAAGGGCCGGATTTTCCCGGTCAATCCACGCCACGCGGCGGTGCTCGGTCAGCCTTGCTGGCCATCGATCGAGGAAGTCGGGAGCCGGGTCGATCTGGCCATCATCGCGACGCCGGCCCGGAGCATCCCCGAGATCATGGCGCAATGCGGCCGGGCCGGGGTGCGCAACGCCATCATCGTCGCCACCGGCTTTTCCGAAACCGGCAACAGCGGCGCGGTGCTCGAACGCAAGGTGCGCGAGATCGCGCGCACCGGCAATGTCCGCATCCTCGGCCCGAACTGCATCGGTATCATGCGCCCGGACCAGAAGCTGAATGCCGCCTACACCCGCATTCCGGCGCAGGCTGGCGAACTGGCGCTCGTCTCGCAGTCGGGGGCGATGTGCTCGGCGGTGCTCGACTGGGCGGCGAGCAACCAAATCGGCTTTTCCTCGCTGATCTCGCTCGGACGCAGCACCGACGTCGATTTCGGCGAAATCCTCGATTACCTGATCTACGACGACAAGACCCGCCACATCCTGATCTACGTCGAGCAGATCCGGAATGCGCGGCAGTTCATGAGCGCTTTGCGCTCGGCGGCGCGCGTCAAGCCGGTCATCCTGCTCAAGGGCGGGCGGCATCCGGTCGATGGCGAAGGTTCGCCGACCGCCGACGCGGTCTTCGACGCCGCCATCCGGCGCGCCGGCGTCGTCCGTGTCCAGAACGTCGACCAGCTGTTCCACGCCGCCAAGTCGCTCTCCAGCGGCTTCCGGCCGCGCGGCCGGCAACTGGCCATCCTCACCAACGGCGGCGGGCCGGGCGTCATGGCCGCCGACCGTGCCGGCGACCTGGGCATCCCGCTGGCACGCCTGGCCAGCGATACCACCGAGAAACTCGATCGCCTGCTGCCGCGGGGCTGGTCGCATGGCGGCATGATCGACATCGGCGGCGATGCCACCCCGGAGCGCTACCGCGACGCGCTGCTCGCCGTTGCCGGCGACCCCAATGTGCACAGCACGCTGGTGCTGATGGCGCCGCACGCGATGGCCGAGCCCCTGGCGGTGGCCGAGGCGATCGCCGAAGCCGCAGGCAAGACGACGCAAACCATCTGCTGTTGCTGGATGGGCGGTGGCCAGGTCGCCGCGGCCCGGCAACTGCTCGAGAACGCCCGGCTGCCGGTCTTTCCGACCCCGGATACGGCGATCGAACTGTTCCACAATATCGCCAAGTACTACCGCAACCAGAAACTACTGGTCCAGACGCCGGGCCCGGCCGGCAAGACCACGGCGCCGCGCCCCGGCAATCCTCGCTTGCTGATCGAAACTCTGCTCGCCGAGCGGCGCAGCGTGCTGTCGGTGATGGAATCGAAGGCAGTGCTCAGCGCCTTCGGCATCGCCGTGTCGCAGACGGTGGTCGCCCACACTCCGACCGAGGCGATCTTCATCGCCCAGCAACTCGGCTTCCCGGTCGCCATGAAAATCGACTCTCCGGATCTGGCACAGAAATCCGAAGCCGGCGGCGTGCGCCTGAACATCGCGAGCACCGAATCGGTGCTCAACGCCTACCAGGACATCGTCGGCGCCGTCCGCCAGCGTCAGCCCGAGGCGCGCATCAACGGCGTCTCGATCGAGCCGCATCTGGCGCGCGCGAATGCCCGCGAAATCATGGTCGGTACCTTCCGCGACCCGCTGTTCGGCCCGGTCATCACCTTCGGCGCCGGCGGCGCCGACAACGACCTGTTCAGCGACCGGGCGCTGGCGCTGCCGCCGCTCAACGCCTTCCTCGCCCGCGACCTCATCGAGTCCACCCGGATCGGTCAGGCGCTGGGGCAGGCCGGCAACACGCCGGCGCTGGAGCGCACGCTGATCGAGAAGGTGCTGATCGCCATCTCCGAGCTGGTCTGCGAACTGCCCTGGGTCAGGGAACTCGAAATCAATCCGCTGATCGTCGATGAGAACGGTGCCATCGCCGCCGATGCCCGCATCGTCATCGACCATGCCCACAGCGCGGAGCATGGCGATTTCGGCCATCTGGCGATTTGCCCCTACCCCTCGCACCTGCTTCAGGAATGGCAGATCGATGGCACAAGCGTCTTCGTGCGCCCGGTGCGTCCGGAAGATGCGCCGCTCGAACAGGCCTTCGTGACCAGCATGTCGGAAGAGTCGCGCTTCTTCCGCTTCATGGATTCCATCCGCGAACTGCCGCCAACCTTGCTTGCCCGCTTCACGCAGATCGACTACGGCCGAGAAATGGCCCTGCTCGCCACGATCAACGACGACGGCAAGGAGCGCCTGGTGGGCAGCGCCCGCTACGCGCTGTCACCGGACGGCGAAGCGGTGGAGTTTGCCCTGGCAGTCGCCGACGACTGGCAAAAATGCGGCCTCGGCCGCCGCCTGATGGCCGCCCTGATCGACTGCGCCCGCCAAGCCGGCTATCGAACCATGGTCGGCGACGTGCTTTCGTCGAACGCCAAAATGCTGCGCCTGATGGAGAGTTTCGGCTTCTCGATCCTGCCGCATCCGGAGGACCGCAGCGCCAAGCGGATCGTCAAGACGCTGGGGGGGTGA
- a CDS encoding IS110 family transposase: MKITTVGIDLAKQLFQVHGVDERGKAVLKKQLKRDQVLPFFANFQCCLIGLEACGGAHFWANKLQAMGHTVKLMAPQFVKPYVKSNKNDVADAEAICEAVSRPNMRFVPIKTGEQQAVLALHRARQGFVKARTAQANQIRGLLAEYGIIIPQGIGYIGKRLPEILEDAENGLPGIFRHLIARLGDHLKELDRQVQDLEVQIQAWHRESVASRKLAQIPGIGPITASALVASIGNARNFENGRQLAAWLGLVPRQNSSGGKQTLLGISKRGDTYLRTLLIHGARAVVRIAEHKAAYAGSWLAEVMGRRHKNVAAVAQANKNARIVWALLAHERDYEPCYGSAA, from the coding sequence ATGAAGATTACGACAGTTGGCATCGATCTGGCAAAACAGCTCTTTCAGGTTCATGGTGTTGATGAGCGAGGAAAGGCGGTGCTCAAGAAGCAACTGAAGCGCGATCAAGTATTGCCGTTTTTCGCCAATTTTCAGTGCTGCCTGATCGGCCTGGAAGCCTGTGGTGGCGCTCATTTTTGGGCGAACAAACTGCAGGCGATGGGCCATACGGTGAAACTGATGGCACCGCAGTTTGTAAAGCCGTATGTGAAGAGTAATAAGAACGATGTGGCCGATGCCGAGGCGATTTGTGAGGCGGTAAGTCGACCAAACATGCGCTTTGTGCCAATCAAGACAGGCGAACAGCAAGCAGTTCTGGCACTGCATCGAGCCCGCCAAGGCTTCGTCAAGGCGAGAACGGCTCAGGCCAACCAGATTCGTGGCCTGCTGGCTGAATACGGCATCATCATCCCGCAAGGCATTGGGTACATCGGTAAGCGACTGCCCGAGATTCTGGAGGATGCTGAGAACGGCTTGCCTGGCATTTTTCGCCACCTGATTGCACGCCTTGGTGACCACCTCAAAGAGTTGGATCGGCAGGTCCAAGACTTGGAAGTACAAATCCAAGCGTGGCACCGGGAGAGCGTGGCGAGTAGAAAGTTAGCGCAGATTCCCGGCATTGGCCCGATCACGGCAAGCGCCTTGGTAGCATCGATCGGGAATGCGCGGAACTTTGAGAATGGGCGCCAATTGGCAGCTTGGTTAGGGCTGGTACCACGCCAGAACTCCAGCGGCGGCAAGCAAACGCTGCTGGGTATCAGCAAACGAGGCGACACTTATCTGCGAACCCTGCTAATCCACGGAGCACGAGCCGTGGTTCGTATCGCCGAGCACAAAGCTGCCTATGCCGGCAGTTGGCTCGCGGAGGTTATGGGACGACGTCACAAGAACGTGGCCGCAGTGGCACAGGCCAACAAGAACGCTCGAATTGTTTGGGCACTCCTGGCTCACGAGCGAGACTACGAACCCTGCTACGGATCGGCGGCATGA
- a CDS encoding mechanosensitive ion channel family protein translates to MDTSLQSFDQIRASALDMAVRFGPKVIVAILIMCAGYVVGRWVGRGLARLLMRLKLEAPVRSLLVRIAQICVLAIFAIMALQNLGIELLPLIAGLGVAGAGVALAMQGILGNIVAGLSIIFTRPFHVGDYISIAKEEGEVLDISLFTTTLGHTDLSRVVIPNRKIVGEILHNYGQIRRPNISVGISYRTDVNAALELINGILGTNPRVLKDPAPIVGVTRLSESGLTISVCPWVKVPDYDGAISEVNKAILETFLARNIALALPQYEVRMLGGTAE, encoded by the coding sequence ATGGACACTTCATTGCAGTCGTTCGATCAGATCAGGGCTTCCGCCCTCGATATGGCCGTTCGTTTCGGCCCCAAAGTGATCGTCGCCATCCTCATCATGTGTGCCGGGTACGTAGTCGGGCGCTGGGTGGGGCGTGGCCTGGCGCGTCTCCTGATGCGCCTGAAGCTCGAGGCGCCGGTGCGTTCGCTGCTCGTCCGCATTGCCCAGATTTGCGTTCTGGCCATTTTCGCCATCATGGCGCTGCAGAATCTGGGGATCGAGCTATTGCCGCTGATAGCCGGGCTGGGCGTAGCCGGGGCTGGTGTTGCTCTGGCCATGCAGGGGATCCTCGGCAACATCGTGGCTGGTCTGAGCATCATTTTTACCCGGCCCTTTCATGTCGGCGACTACATCTCCATCGCCAAGGAGGAGGGGGAAGTCCTCGATATCAGCCTGTTCACCACCACGCTGGGCCATACTGATCTTTCACGGGTGGTGATTCCCAACCGCAAGATCGTTGGCGAGATTCTTCACAATTATGGACAGATCCGGCGCCCCAATATTTCGGTCGGCATTTCCTACCGCACCGATGTCAATGCCGCCCTCGAGCTGATCAACGGGATTCTGGGCACCAACCCCCGGGTTCTGAAGGATCCGGCGCCCATCGTCGGGGTGACCCGACTTTCCGAATCCGGCCTCACCATCAGCGTTTGCCCCTGGGTCAAGGTGCCGGATTACGACGGGGCGATCAGCGAGGTGAACAAGGCGATCCTCGAGACCTTCTTGGCGAGAAACATTGCCCTGGCCCTGCCGCAATACGAGGTCAGGATGCTGGGCGGCACCGCAGAATGA
- a CDS encoding PAS domain S-box protein, with protein sequence MNDSTQPDIDRLITEQMAEALIYADTEGVIRQWNAAAEALFGYPRQQAIGQSLDLIIPERLRAAHWAGFHRAMVQGTTRLHGRATVTRALTKDGKSIYVEMSFAVVSDGNAKAIGSVAVARDATQRHLDESALRARLAALAGDA encoded by the coding sequence ATGAACGACAGCACGCAACCCGATATCGATCGCCTGATCACCGAACAGATGGCCGAGGCCTTGATCTATGCCGACACCGAAGGTGTCATCCGCCAGTGGAACGCCGCCGCCGAGGCGCTCTTCGGTTACCCGCGCCAGCAGGCGATCGGCCAGAGCCTCGACCTGATCATTCCGGAACGCTTGCGGGCGGCCCATTGGGCGGGTTTTCACCGGGCCATGGTGCAGGGCACGACCCGGCTTCACGGTCGGGCAACGGTGACCCGGGCGCTGACCAAGGACGGGAAGTCGATTTACGTCGAGATGAGCTTTGCCGTGGTGAGCGATGGCAATGCCAAGGCCATCGGTTCCGTGGCGGTGGCCCGGGATGCGACGCAACGCCATCTGGATGAGAGTGCCTTGCGCGCCCGACTGGCAGCACTGGCGGGTGACGCCTAG
- a CDS encoding TlpA family protein disulfide reductase, which translates to MNLPSQPNSPSRQAASPWRNRLVASLLLILAGLPLLAAGEDADALPVLEVQRLDGSRQALSDSRGVVTLVVIWSPESLASRKSLGELQRFTARHPPGEINVIAAATEGDAAQLRQFASERKLDLPLSIVGVTNLGPFPEATLPHVLIIDGDGSLRAAHRGLFRLQTLEQLVAPPRRP; encoded by the coding sequence ATGAACCTGCCCAGCCAGCCCAATTCCCCCTCCCGCCAGGCGGCCAGCCCCTGGCGCAACCGGCTCGTCGCCAGCCTGCTGCTGATCCTGGCGGGGCTGCCGCTCCTTGCCGCCGGCGAGGACGCCGACGCCCTGCCGGTACTCGAAGTACAACGGCTCGACGGCAGCCGCCAGGCGCTAAGCGACAGTCGGGGCGTCGTCACCCTCGTCGTCATCTGGTCGCCCGAGTCGCTGGCCTCGCGCAAGAGCCTTGGCGAACTGCAGCGCTTCACGGCCCGGCATCCGCCGGGCGAGATCAACGTCATCGCGGCAGCAACCGAGGGCGACGCGGCGCAACTCCGGCAATTCGCCAGCGAGCGGAAACTCGACCTACCACTGAGCATCGTCGGCGTCACCAACCTCGGCCCGTTTCCCGAGGCAACCCTGCCGCATGTCCTGATTATTGACGGCGACGGCAGCTTGCGGGCCGCCCATCGCGGCCTGTTCCGGCTGCAAACACTGGAACAACTGGTCGCCCCGCCTCGCCGGCCCTGA
- a CDS encoding enoyl-CoA hydratase/isomerase family protein — MYQTLEIERAGKVATIWMNRPAVFNAFDEQLIAELTAACTELDADPGVRIVVLGGRGKHFSAGADLNWMKRAAGFTHVQNVEDARKFAAMLRTLAGMSKPTIARVQGAALGGGTGLTAACDMAVASSDAVFSTSEVKFGIIPSAISPYVLRAIGPRHALRYFQSAERITAQRALTIGLVGEVVELSTLDACVGQLAEALLQGGPQAQKAAKDLIAAVNGKPIDAAISEETAQRIARQRATEEAKDGIAAFLDKRPPSWL; from the coding sequence ATGTACCAGACCCTGGAAATCGAACGGGCCGGCAAGGTCGCGACGATCTGGATGAACCGCCCGGCCGTCTTCAATGCCTTCGACGAACAGTTGATCGCCGAGCTGACTGCCGCCTGCACCGAACTCGACGCCGACCCCGGCGTGCGCATCGTCGTCCTCGGCGGGCGCGGCAAGCATTTCTCGGCCGGAGCCGACCTCAACTGGATGAAGCGCGCCGCCGGCTTCACCCATGTGCAGAATGTCGAGGATGCCCGCAAGTTCGCCGCCATGCTGCGCACCTTGGCCGGCATGAGCAAGCCGACCATCGCCCGCGTCCAGGGTGCCGCGCTGGGCGGCGGCACCGGCCTGACCGCGGCCTGCGACATGGCGGTGGCGAGCAGCGACGCGGTGTTTTCGACCTCGGAGGTAAAGTTCGGCATCATCCCCTCGGCGATCAGCCCCTACGTGCTGCGCGCCATCGGCCCGCGCCACGCCCTGCGCTACTTCCAGAGCGCCGAGCGGATCACCGCCCAGCGGGCACTGACCATCGGCCTGGTCGGCGAGGTCGTCGAACTCTCGACGCTCGATGCCTGCGTCGGCCAACTGGCAGAAGCCCTGCTGCAAGGCGGCCCGCAGGCTCAGAAAGCGGCCAAGGACCTGATCGCAGCCGTCAACGGCAAACCGATCGACGCAGCGATCAGCGAGGAAACCGCCCAGCGCATCGCCCGGCAGCGCGCCACCGAAGAGGCCAAGGACGGCATCGCCGCCTTCCTCGACAAGCGTCCGCCGAGCTGGCTGTGA